One stretch of Archocentrus centrarchus isolate MPI-CPG fArcCen1 chromosome 5, fArcCen1, whole genome shotgun sequence DNA includes these proteins:
- the LOC115780564 gene encoding inter-alpha-trypsin inhibitor heavy chain H3-like isoform X2, which yields MSGLLGVRLLLLWGCACLWLSCSASGALVISGDNEATQEQRGAARSLQVEVYSVTVDCTVTSRFAHTIMTSKALNKANSSQEIFFEVELPKTAFITNFSMEIEGQVYVGEVKEKEKAKKQYEKAVSSGQTAGLVKASGRKMEKFSVSVNIAAESNVTFVLTYEELLQRKLGRYEILTRVKPKTLVQDFQIKTNIYEPQGISYVDAHATFLSNELLPLMEKTVTDKKAHISFSPTMEQQRKCPGCDGTLIDGDFIVTYDVNRETRLGDIQIVNGYFVHFFAPPDLPKVPKNVVFVIDISTSMMGRKIEQTREAMLAILQQVHEEDHFGIVLFHSWVETWKESLSKATKENITEAMDYIRGLGPQGATNINDAVMTGINMLVKDRQMNRLPERNVDMIILLTDGMPTVEETNIEKIQQNVRTAIGGNMSLYCLGFGNDVDYAFLDVMSTQNKGLARRIFEGSDAAVQLQGFYEEVASPLLSEVDLHYPDNAVDFLTTNHFSQLFNGTEIVVAGRVMDNNLDNFLVEVFGQGFEEQFIVQGQASTEDWNVIYPDEEYIFGDFTERLWAYLTIQQLLEKGKSGTPDEKANTTAKALEMSLQYSFVTPLTSMVVTKPETEDTPSGPLIADKLTEEQRQKAEKMGYQYAAPQLYPQSYRPAPAYLMDGDPHFIIELPDRGDALCFNINDKPGTIFNLVRDPNSGILVNGEIIGDKKIPPDGKINTYFWRFGIVHQTLGVRLVVSTEDISVFQDGKQVKLLWSDTASLKGPNVDLLVTKDRSLTVTLRDSVKFVILLHKVWKKHPYHRDYLGFYTLDSHLLSHDVHGLLGQFCHGINYEVTDLRPGKVPEKPDATMYVKGQELSVTRGWQRDFRWDVKNGENVPCWFIHNNGTGLIDGNVTDYIVSGLLKSV from the exons ATGTCTGGACTGTTGGGTGTtcgcctgctgctgctgtggggcTGCGCCTGCCTCTGGCTGAGCTGCTCAGCCTCAGGAGCTCTGGTCATCTCCGGGGACAATGAAGCTACACAG gAACAAAGAGGGGCTGCCAGATCACTGCAG GTGGAGGTATACAGTGTGACAGTGGACTGCACTGTGACGTCTCGGTTCGCCCACACCATCATGACCTCCAAGGCTCTCAACAAAGCAAACTCGTCCCAGGAAATCTTTTTTGAAGTGGAGCTGCCCAAGACTGCTTTcatcacaaacttcagcat GGAAATCGAGGGTCAGGTGTATGTCGGAGAggtgaaggagaaagagaaagccAAGAAACAGTACGAGAAGGCCGTTTCCTCTGGACAGACTGCTGGACTCGTCAA GGCTTCAGGAAGAAAGATGGAGAAGTTTTCAGTGTCTGTCAATATTGCTGCTGAAAGCAACGTGACTTTTGTCCTGACATACGAGGAGCTCCTTCAGAGGAAACTGGGCCGATATGAGATTTTGACCCGAGTCAAACCCAAAACACTGGTTCAGGATTTTCAG ATTAAGACAAACATTTATGAGCCTCAGGGCATTTCTTATGTTGATGCCCATGCGACCTTCCTCTCAAACGAGCTGCTCCCTCTGATGGAGAAAACTGTCACAGACAAAAAG GCGCATATCTCTTTCTCACCAACtatggagcagcagaggaagtgTCCAGGTTGTGATGGAACACTCATCGATGGTGATTTTATTGTCACCTATGATGTGAACCGAGAGACGAGACTCGGGGACATACAG attgTAAATGGCTACTTTGTGCACTTCTTTGCTCCTCCCGACTTACCCAAAGTCCCAAAGAATGTGGTGTTTGTTATTGATATAAGTACATCAATGATGGGAAGAAAGATTGAACAG ACACGAGAAGCTATGCTGGCCATTCTTCAACAAGTGCATGAAGAAGACCACTTTGGAATTGTCCTGTTTCATTCTTGGGTTGAAACCTGGAAGGAATCACTTAGCAAAGCAACAAAGGAAAACATAACTGAAGCCATGGATTACATTAGAGGACTAGGACCCCAAggag CTACTAATATCAATGATGCAGTGATGACTGGCATAAACATGCTGGtcaaagacagacagatgaacCGGCTGCCAGAGAGAAATGTAGATATGATTATTTTACTGACTGATGGAATGCCAACTGTTG AGGAGACCAACATAGAAAAGATCCAGCAGAATGTGCGTACAGCCATTGGAGGAAACATGTCTCTGTACTGTCTTGGATTTGGAAATGATGTGGATTATGCCTTCCTGGATGTGATGAGCACACAAAACAAGGGTCTGGCCCGCAGAATCTTTGAAGGTTCAGATGCTGCTGTTCAGCTCCAG GGCTTCTATGAAGAAGTGGCCAGCCCTCTActttcagaggtggacttgcatTATCCTGACAATGCAGTGGACTTTCTGACTACCAACCACTTCAGCCAGTTGTTTAATGGCACAGAGATCGTCGTGGCTGGTCGAGTGATGGACAACAACCTGGACAACTTCTTGGTGGAAGTGTTTGGACAGGGG TTTGAAGAACAGTTCATAGTCCAGGGCCAAGCCAGCACTGAGGACTGGAATGTGATCTACCCAGACGAGGAGTACATCTTTGGAGATTTCACTGAGCGTCTGTGGGCCTACCTCACTATCCAGCAGTTACTGGAGAAGGG CAAGAGCGGTACACCAGATGAGAAAGCCAACACCACAGCCAAGGCCCTGGAAATGTCCCTGCAGTACAGCTTCGTCACCCCTCTCACATCCATGGTTGTTACCAAGCCCGAAACTGAAGATACACCAAGCGGCCCTCTCATTGCTGACAAGCTGACTGAAG AGCAAAGACAGAAGGCTGAAAAAATGG GATATCAATATGCAGCTCCACAGTTGTACCCACAGTCTTACAGGCCAGCACCCGCATATCTGA TGGATGGAGATCCTCATTTCATTATAGAGCTCCCGGACAGAGGAGATGCTTTGTGCTTCAACATCAATGACAAACCAGGAACCATTTTCAATCTGGTCAGAGACCCAAATTCAG GTATTTTGGTCAATGGTGAGATCATTGGAGACAAGAAGATTCCCCCTGATGGGAAAATCAACACCTATTTCTGGCGTTTTGGCATTGTCCACCAGACCCTCGGGGTCAGGCTGGTGGTGAGCACTGAGGACATCTCTGTGTTTCAGGACGGCAAACAGGTCAAACTGCTGTGGTCTGATACAGCCTCCCTTAAAGGACCCAA TGTGGATCTTCTTGTGACCAAGGATCGCAGCCTAACCGTAACACTAAGAGATTCGGTTAAGTTTGTGATCCTGCTTCACAAAGTGTGGAAGAAGCACCCATACCACCGGGACTACTTGGGTTTCTACACCCTGGACAGCCACCTCCTGTCCCATGACGTCCACGGCCTGCTAG GTCAGTTCTGTCATGGGATTAACTATGAGGTGACAGACTTGCGTCCAGGAAAAGTCCCAGAGAAACCAGACGCCACCATGTATGTGAAAGGACAAGAACTCAGTGTGACCAG AGGCTGGCAGAGGGACTTCAGGTGGGATGTGAAGAATGGAGAAAATGTCCCGTGCTGGTTCATTCACAATAATGGAACTGGCCTCATTGATGGAAACGTGACCGACTACATTGTGTCTGgccttttaaaatctgtttaa
- the LOC115780564 gene encoding inter-alpha-trypsin inhibitor heavy chain H3-like isoform X1 — translation MSGLLGVRLLLLWGCACLWLSCSASGALVISGDNEATQEQRGAARSLQVEVYSVTVDCTVTSRFAHTIMTSKALNKANSSQEIFFEVELPKTAFITNFSMEIEGQVYVGEVKEKEKAKKQYEKAVSSGQTAGLVKASGRKMEKFSVSVNIAAESNVTFVLTYEELLQRKLGRYEILTRVKPKTLVQDFQIKTNIYEPQGISYVDAHATFLSNELLPLMEKTVTDKKAHISFSPTMEQQRKCPGCDGTLIDGDFIVTYDVNRETRLGDIQIVNGYFVHFFAPPDLPKVPKNVVFVIDISTSMMGRKIEQTREAMLAILQQVHEEDHFGIVLFHSWVETWKESLSKATKENITEAMDYIRGLGPQGATNINDAVMTGINMLVKDRQMNRLPERNVDMIILLTDGMPTVEETNIEKIQQNVRTAIGGNMSLYCLGFGNDVDYAFLDVMSTQNKGLARRIFEGSDAAVQLQGFYEEVASPLLSEVDLHYPDNAVDFLTTNHFSQLFNGTEIVVAGRVMDNNLDNFLVEVFGQGFEEQFIVQGQASTEDWNVIYPDEEYIFGDFTERLWAYLTIQQLLEKGKSGTPDEKANTTAKALEMSLQYSFVTPLTSMVVTKPETEDTPSGPLIADKLTEEQRQKAEKMGYQYAAPQLYPQSYRPAPAYLRRTQKAEKRGDQYAAPKLYPQSYWPATAYLVDGDPHFIIELPDRGDALCFNINDKPGTIFNLVRDPNSGILVNGEIIGDKKIPPDGKINTYFWRFGIVHQTLGVRLVVSTEDISVFQDGKQVKLLWSDTASLKGPNVDLLVTKDRSLTVTLRDSVKFVILLHKVWKKHPYHRDYLGFYTLDSHLLSHDVHGLLGQFCHGINYEVTDLRPGKVPEKPDATMYVKGQELSVTRGWQRDFRWDVKNGENVPCWFIHNNGTGLIDGNVTDYIVSGLLKSV, via the exons ATGTCTGGACTGTTGGGTGTtcgcctgctgctgctgtggggcTGCGCCTGCCTCTGGCTGAGCTGCTCAGCCTCAGGAGCTCTGGTCATCTCCGGGGACAATGAAGCTACACAG gAACAAAGAGGGGCTGCCAGATCACTGCAG GTGGAGGTATACAGTGTGACAGTGGACTGCACTGTGACGTCTCGGTTCGCCCACACCATCATGACCTCCAAGGCTCTCAACAAAGCAAACTCGTCCCAGGAAATCTTTTTTGAAGTGGAGCTGCCCAAGACTGCTTTcatcacaaacttcagcat GGAAATCGAGGGTCAGGTGTATGTCGGAGAggtgaaggagaaagagaaagccAAGAAACAGTACGAGAAGGCCGTTTCCTCTGGACAGACTGCTGGACTCGTCAA GGCTTCAGGAAGAAAGATGGAGAAGTTTTCAGTGTCTGTCAATATTGCTGCTGAAAGCAACGTGACTTTTGTCCTGACATACGAGGAGCTCCTTCAGAGGAAACTGGGCCGATATGAGATTTTGACCCGAGTCAAACCCAAAACACTGGTTCAGGATTTTCAG ATTAAGACAAACATTTATGAGCCTCAGGGCATTTCTTATGTTGATGCCCATGCGACCTTCCTCTCAAACGAGCTGCTCCCTCTGATGGAGAAAACTGTCACAGACAAAAAG GCGCATATCTCTTTCTCACCAACtatggagcagcagaggaagtgTCCAGGTTGTGATGGAACACTCATCGATGGTGATTTTATTGTCACCTATGATGTGAACCGAGAGACGAGACTCGGGGACATACAG attgTAAATGGCTACTTTGTGCACTTCTTTGCTCCTCCCGACTTACCCAAAGTCCCAAAGAATGTGGTGTTTGTTATTGATATAAGTACATCAATGATGGGAAGAAAGATTGAACAG ACACGAGAAGCTATGCTGGCCATTCTTCAACAAGTGCATGAAGAAGACCACTTTGGAATTGTCCTGTTTCATTCTTGGGTTGAAACCTGGAAGGAATCACTTAGCAAAGCAACAAAGGAAAACATAACTGAAGCCATGGATTACATTAGAGGACTAGGACCCCAAggag CTACTAATATCAATGATGCAGTGATGACTGGCATAAACATGCTGGtcaaagacagacagatgaacCGGCTGCCAGAGAGAAATGTAGATATGATTATTTTACTGACTGATGGAATGCCAACTGTTG AGGAGACCAACATAGAAAAGATCCAGCAGAATGTGCGTACAGCCATTGGAGGAAACATGTCTCTGTACTGTCTTGGATTTGGAAATGATGTGGATTATGCCTTCCTGGATGTGATGAGCACACAAAACAAGGGTCTGGCCCGCAGAATCTTTGAAGGTTCAGATGCTGCTGTTCAGCTCCAG GGCTTCTATGAAGAAGTGGCCAGCCCTCTActttcagaggtggacttgcatTATCCTGACAATGCAGTGGACTTTCTGACTACCAACCACTTCAGCCAGTTGTTTAATGGCACAGAGATCGTCGTGGCTGGTCGAGTGATGGACAACAACCTGGACAACTTCTTGGTGGAAGTGTTTGGACAGGGG TTTGAAGAACAGTTCATAGTCCAGGGCCAAGCCAGCACTGAGGACTGGAATGTGATCTACCCAGACGAGGAGTACATCTTTGGAGATTTCACTGAGCGTCTGTGGGCCTACCTCACTATCCAGCAGTTACTGGAGAAGGG CAAGAGCGGTACACCAGATGAGAAAGCCAACACCACAGCCAAGGCCCTGGAAATGTCCCTGCAGTACAGCTTCGTCACCCCTCTCACATCCATGGTTGTTACCAAGCCCGAAACTGAAGATACACCAAGCGGCCCTCTCATTGCTGACAAGCTGACTGAAG AGCAAAGACAGAAGGCTGAAAAAATGG GATATCAATATGCAGCTCCACAGTTGTACCCACAGTCTTACAGGCCAGCACCCGCATATCTGA GGCGAACACAGAAGGCTGAAAAAAGGG GAGATCAATATGCAGCCCCGAAGTTGTACCCACAGTCTTACTGGCCGGCAACCGCATATCTGG TGGATGGAGATCCTCATTTCATTATAGAGCTCCCGGACAGAGGAGATGCTTTGTGCTTCAACATCAATGACAAACCAGGAACCATTTTCAATCTGGTCAGAGACCCAAATTCAG GTATTTTGGTCAATGGTGAGATCATTGGAGACAAGAAGATTCCCCCTGATGGGAAAATCAACACCTATTTCTGGCGTTTTGGCATTGTCCACCAGACCCTCGGGGTCAGGCTGGTGGTGAGCACTGAGGACATCTCTGTGTTTCAGGACGGCAAACAGGTCAAACTGCTGTGGTCTGATACAGCCTCCCTTAAAGGACCCAA TGTGGATCTTCTTGTGACCAAGGATCGCAGCCTAACCGTAACACTAAGAGATTCGGTTAAGTTTGTGATCCTGCTTCACAAAGTGTGGAAGAAGCACCCATACCACCGGGACTACTTGGGTTTCTACACCCTGGACAGCCACCTCCTGTCCCATGACGTCCACGGCCTGCTAG GTCAGTTCTGTCATGGGATTAACTATGAGGTGACAGACTTGCGTCCAGGAAAAGTCCCAGAGAAACCAGACGCCACCATGTATGTGAAAGGACAAGAACTCAGTGTGACCAG AGGCTGGCAGAGGGACTTCAGGTGGGATGTGAAGAATGGAGAAAATGTCCCGTGCTGGTTCATTCACAATAATGGAACTGGCCTCATTGATGGAAACGTGACCGACTACATTGTGTCTGgccttttaaaatctgtttaa
- the mustn1b gene encoding musculoskeletal embryonic nuclear protein 1b — protein sequence MSQPGEVKKKKRPPMKEEDLKGARSKLGLKGEVKSKTYEVMVECERMGKVAPSVFSGVRTGKETVLGKPADANAPGASVFSK from the exons ATGTCACAG CCAGGCgaggtaaagaagaagaagcgccCGCCGATGAAGGAGGAGGACCTGAAAGGAGCTCGCAGTAAACTGGGACTGAAGGGCGAGGTTAAGAGTAAGACCTATGAGGTCATGGTGGAGTGTG AGCGTATGGGAAAAGTGGCTCCATCTGTGTTCAGTGGCGTGAGGACAGGAAAGGAGACGGTCCTGGGCAAGCCTGCAGATGCCAACGCTCCTGGAGCCAGCGTGTTCAGCAAGTGA